From Echinicola jeungdonensis, the proteins below share one genomic window:
- a CDS encoding phosphatidylserine decarboxylase gives MKPSFLNFKILLFILIMAAFSAFNPSKSQEKKDYGEATKALIEIVENNPEVKSMLVSSLEIAQQINPDKKTNPAQSLEEYFKFVSHCERSMPWDLLQETNYNGLLSQTSQSLIYFYFLLDQPLPELEGKGNYKNTLQYAEPIASWLITFDQSWARFLETEASWNEEYYQMALEDPAFGLHKGWYEDPSNWKTFNQFFARHLKSPDQRPIASPDDPSVVAAFADSRPQGVWDIDGNSEIISKEGVPVKSARVQSIPELLGKESAYKNAFAKGTFTHSFLGISDYHRFHFPMSGTIKEIRVIPGVNPSGGEIWWDAQNKRYGFDPSSIGWQVVETRGCVILDTSKYGLVALLPIGMAVVNSVNLEKQLKPGDKVKKGDMLGHFAFGGSDFIMVFQDKVNFTLTAPREGDGFKHMLMGEELGRVK, from the coding sequence ATGAAACCATCCTTTCTGAACTTCAAAATACTGCTTTTTATCCTAATAATGGCTGCTTTTTCGGCCTTCAATCCGTCGAAATCTCAGGAAAAAAAGGATTATGGTGAAGCCACTAAGGCTTTGATAGAGATTGTGGAAAATAATCCAGAGGTAAAATCCATGCTGGTTTCCTCCCTGGAAATTGCCCAACAGATCAACCCCGATAAAAAGACCAACCCTGCCCAAAGCCTGGAGGAATACTTTAAGTTTGTTTCGCATTGTGAAAGGAGTATGCCCTGGGATTTATTGCAGGAAACCAATTACAACGGGCTTTTGAGTCAGACCAGCCAAAGCCTGATTTATTTTTACTTTTTGCTGGATCAGCCCTTGCCCGAACTGGAAGGGAAAGGAAATTACAAAAACACCTTACAGTATGCCGAACCCATTGCCTCCTGGCTTATCACTTTTGACCAATCCTGGGCCCGGTTTTTAGAAACGGAGGCCTCCTGGAATGAGGAATACTATCAAATGGCCCTGGAGGATCCTGCTTTTGGGTTGCATAAAGGTTGGTATGAAGATCCCTCCAACTGGAAAACCTTTAATCAGTTTTTTGCCCGCCATCTTAAGTCCCCGGACCAAAGGCCCATTGCCTCTCCTGATGATCCTTCAGTGGTGGCTGCTTTTGCGGATTCCCGCCCACAGGGAGTATGGGACATTGATGGAAATTCAGAAATTATTTCAAAAGAGGGCGTTCCGGTAAAATCAGCAAGGGTCCAATCCATCCCCGAGCTTTTAGGAAAAGAAAGTGCCTATAAAAATGCCTTTGCTAAGGGGACCTTTACCCATTCTTTTTTGGGAATCAGTGATTATCACCGCTTTCACTTTCCCATGAGTGGAACTATTAAAGAAATCCGGGTGATCCCTGGGGTGAATCCTTCGGGGGGTGAAATTTGGTGGGATGCCCAAAATAAGCGATATGGTTTTGATCCCTCCTCCATCGGCTGGCAGGTGGTGGAAACCAGGGGCTGTGTAATATTGGATACCAGTAAATATGGCCTGGTGGCCTTGCTGCCCATAGGCATGGCCGTAGTCAATTCGGTTAACCTTGAAAAGCAGCTAAAGCCCGGGGATAAGGTGAAAAAAGGAGATATGCTGGGCCATTTTGCCTTTGGCGGCTCCGACTTTATTATGGTTTTTCAGGATAAGGTAAATTTCACCCTCACCGCTCCCAGGGAAGGGGATGGCTTTAAGCATATGTTGATGGGCGAGGAGTTGGGAAGGGTGAAATAG
- a CDS encoding tyrosine-type recombinase/integrase → MYEEMLVRNYSPRTISTYISLVSAVSKHFGKIPEQISIGKLKEYLFHKVEVNKMSPSGVNQTISAFKILFKDVLGRSWDPVRIKRPRRPQLLPSVFSKEEISLILNSIRNRKHYCLLALTYASGLRLNEVISLKPCDIDSDRMQLKVRGGKGYKDRYTLLPKGLLERLREYYRYYRPKTYLFEGRTPGKPYSEKSAQCVLKKAMECAGVTKHASFHTLRHSFATHLLEQGTNVRLIQELLGHKSLRTTTVYLHVTNLNPAQIKSPLDEL, encoded by the coding sequence ATGTATGAGGAAATGTTGGTCAGGAACTATTCCCCCAGGACCATCAGTACCTACATCAGCCTTGTATCGGCAGTTTCCAAACATTTTGGAAAGATCCCCGAACAGATCAGTATTGGTAAGTTAAAGGAATACCTTTTCCATAAGGTCGAAGTCAACAAAATGTCCCCTTCAGGGGTGAATCAGACCATCAGTGCGTTCAAAATACTTTTCAAAGATGTCCTGGGCAGGAGCTGGGATCCGGTAAGAATCAAGCGGCCCAGACGGCCCCAACTCCTCCCTTCTGTTTTTTCGAAAGAGGAGATATCCCTTATACTGAACTCCATAAGGAACAGAAAGCATTATTGCCTGCTGGCCCTCACCTACGCCTCCGGTCTGAGGCTGAACGAGGTGATCAGCCTGAAGCCCTGTGATATCGACAGTGACAGGATGCAGCTGAAAGTAAGGGGAGGAAAGGGATATAAGGACAGGTATACCCTGCTGCCAAAAGGGCTGTTGGAAAGGCTCCGGGAATACTACAGGTACTACCGGCCCAAAACCTATCTTTTCGAAGGCCGGACACCTGGCAAACCCTACAGTGAAAAGAGTGCACAGTGCGTTTTAAAAAAAGCCATGGAATGCGCAGGGGTAACAAAGCATGCTTCTTTCCATACCCTTCGCCACTCCTTTGCCACGCACCTTCTTGAGCAGGGAACCAATGTCAGGTTAATCCAGGAGCTGTTGGGCCACAAATCCCTCAGGACCACTACGGTTTACCTGCATGTGACCAACTTGAATCCGGCACAGATCAAAAGTCCCCTGGACGAGCTGTGA
- a CDS encoding acyl carrier protein yields MKTNYTKIKTIIQVMGKYGVKPLSKMKGADFVHDLGFDAVYVGGLIYDVEDALHVRLDDDEAKNLRNPQELIGSMLRYQN; encoded by the coding sequence ATGAAAACAAATTATACCAAGATAAAAACCATCATCCAGGTAATGGGGAAATATGGAGTAAAGCCACTTTCCAAGATGAAGGGGGCAGATTTTGTCCATGACCTGGGATTTGATGCCGTTTATGTGGGCGGCTTGATCTATGATGTGGAAGATGCGCTACATGTCCGGTTGGATGATGACGAAGCCAAAAATTTACGTAATCCCCAGGAGTTGATTGGGTCAATGTTGAGGTATCAGAATTAG
- a CDS encoding class I SAM-dependent methyltransferase produces the protein MTQIKDEWNDGDSYEYFMGRWSSLMAIKFLRWLDIPSHKNWLDIGCGTGALSQAIENYESPSSLSGIDTSIGYIEKAKQRVSMNRDFKVGNVDDLPFDDQRFDVVVSGLALNFFPDIENALLEMKRVTRPGGVIAAYVWDYAEKMEFLRYFWDASCQIDSSSKNLDEGKRFPICNSENLSKELRKVGLVEVEASFLEIETVFKDFDDYWNPFFGGQGPAPGFLQSLNKNSQDKLKDKIRERINFEPDGSIRLIGRAIVGKGKTTQNNV, from the coding sequence ATGACCCAGATAAAAGACGAATGGAATGATGGGGATTCTTATGAATATTTTATGGGAAGATGGAGTTCGTTAATGGCCATTAAATTTTTGCGATGGCTTGATATTCCTTCCCATAAGAACTGGCTCGATATTGGTTGTGGAACGGGTGCCTTGAGCCAGGCCATTGAAAATTATGAGAGCCCCTCAAGCTTATCAGGTATAGATACATCCATCGGATACATTGAAAAAGCGAAGCAAAGGGTTTCAATGAACCGGGATTTTAAAGTCGGTAATGTTGATGATTTGCCATTTGATGATCAAAGATTTGATGTCGTAGTATCGGGGCTTGCACTAAACTTCTTCCCTGATATAGAGAATGCTTTATTGGAAATGAAAAGAGTAACCAGGCCAGGGGGAGTTATTGCAGCTTACGTATGGGATTATGCTGAAAAAATGGAATTCTTAAGATATTTTTGGGATGCTTCCTGCCAAATTGATTCATCCTCTAAAAACCTTGACGAAGGAAAAAGATTTCCTATTTGTAATTCAGAAAATTTATCAAAAGAATTGAGAAAGGTTGGGCTAGTAGAAGTTGAAGCTTCTTTTCTTGAAATTGAAACTGTATTTAAAGATTTTGATGATTATTGGAATCCATTTTTTGGTGGACAAGGGCCTGCACCCGGTTTTTTACAGTCATTAAATAAGAACTCCCAAGATAAATTAAAAGATAAAATTCGGGAACGAATAAATTTTGAACCTGATGGTTCAATTAGGCTAATTGGAAGGGCCATAGTAGGTAAGGGAAAAACGACTCAAAATAATGTTTAA
- a CDS encoding efflux RND transporter permease subunit, protein MQITKISIKRSTIVVVLFTILTLLGLFSYSQMSYELLPKFSPNVVTVSTLYPGAAPTEVENSVTRELEDALASLEGIDVMKSTSLESFSIITIELDDDVDVDIAMQDAQRKIDAVLGDLPEDADPPALGKFSLDDMPIMQMGAYSSLTATEFYDLMDQRIQPTLAQIDGVAQVNLLGGAEREIKVNLNQNKLEAYGISPLQVNQAITSANLDFPTGKLKSDDEQILIRLAGKFTSVNEIGELVVSNMGGSTIKVNDVAEVVDSNKEEEILSRLNGNSAIGITIQKQSDANAVDVAERVDEALADLEATYQGSDLKFEVSQDSSDFTLEAAEAVIHDLMIAVLLVAAIMLLFLHSFRNALIVMIAVPASIIATFTLMYLAGFTLNLMSLLALSLVVGILVDDAIVVIENIYRHMEKGKSAIQASYDGIREIGGTVTSITLVIVVVFVPLSMTGGLIAGILTQFSITVAVATLMSLLVAFTLIPLLTSRFSKLEHINPKSIFGRIVNGFEKMLDSVVDWLTGILKWSFNNKIVTLVVTLVLFVSSFMLVSNGFIGSEFVSQGDKGEFIMRLELPKSSTLEETNFKTREVENFISKMPEVTGLFTTVGQTTGSMSGSQATPYAAEITVKMVDAEKRNMTAPEFARKVEIQLEENIVGAEFTAVPIGITGTANDAPIQIVLSGPDLDTLKSFSDKVMAEMEQVPGTRKIESSLEEGNPEIRVEVDRAKMADLGLNMSMVGGTMQVAFNGNTDAQYRDGDYEYDINVRMDEFDRKSVGDIEALGFVNNRGELIQLKQFAKVIPSEGPSELQRQDRIGSVTVKSQVSGRPTGTVGAEIQERIAQLEIPKEVSISYAGDMKMQEEGFGSLGIALLASILLIYLIMVVLYDNYVYPFVVMFSLPLAVIGALLALAMSSSSLSIFSILGLTMLMGLVAKNAIMLVDFTNQLKEAGLEVKAALVKAVEIRFRPILMTTLAMVFGMLPIALASGAGAEWKNGLAWALIGGLISSMFLTMVVVPVIYYLFDRILARFGKDQKKEIHIEEKALEEEESEVAEYVY, encoded by the coding sequence TTGCAGATCACAAAAATATCAATCAAACGGTCCACCATTGTGGTGGTGCTGTTTACCATTCTGACATTGCTGGGCCTGTTTTCTTACAGCCAGATGTCTTATGAACTTTTGCCCAAATTCAGCCCCAATGTGGTGACGGTATCTACCCTTTACCCGGGGGCTGCACCTACTGAGGTGGAAAATTCTGTAACCCGTGAGCTGGAGGATGCCCTGGCATCGCTTGAAGGAATAGATGTGATGAAATCCACCTCATTGGAAAGTTTTTCCATCATTACCATAGAACTGGATGATGATGTGGATGTGGATATTGCCATGCAAGATGCACAGCGGAAAATTGATGCTGTTTTGGGGGATTTGCCGGAAGATGCGGATCCGCCGGCCTTGGGAAAATTTAGCCTGGACGATATGCCAATCATGCAAATGGGGGCTTATTCTTCCCTGACCGCAACAGAATTTTATGACCTGATGGACCAGAGGATCCAGCCAACCTTGGCCCAAATTGACGGCGTGGCCCAGGTTAATCTTTTGGGTGGCGCAGAAAGGGAAATTAAGGTCAACCTGAACCAGAATAAATTGGAAGCTTATGGGATTTCTCCCTTACAGGTCAACCAGGCCATAACTTCTGCCAACCTGGATTTCCCAACCGGAAAATTAAAAAGTGATGATGAACAGATTTTGATCCGGCTTGCGGGGAAATTCACCAGCGTGAATGAGATCGGGGAATTGGTGGTCAGCAATATGGGTGGATCTACCATAAAAGTTAATGATGTGGCTGAGGTGGTTGACTCCAATAAGGAAGAGGAAATTCTAAGTCGGCTGAATGGCAATAGCGCCATTGGGATAACCATCCAAAAACAATCGGATGCCAATGCAGTGGATGTGGCAGAAAGGGTTGATGAGGCATTGGCTGATTTGGAAGCCACTTACCAGGGAAGTGATTTGAAGTTTGAGGTCTCCCAGGATTCCTCTGACTTTACCCTGGAAGCTGCGGAAGCAGTGATTCACGATTTGATGATTGCGGTATTGTTGGTGGCTGCAATTATGCTCTTGTTCCTGCACAGTTTCCGGAATGCTTTGATTGTAATGATTGCTGTGCCTGCTTCCATTATTGCCACTTTTACCCTGATGTATCTGGCTGGATTTACCTTGAACCTGATGAGTTTATTGGCTCTTTCACTGGTGGTGGGGATCCTGGTGGATGATGCTATTGTGGTAATTGAGAACATTTACCGGCATATGGAAAAAGGGAAATCTGCCATACAAGCTTCCTATGATGGGATCCGGGAAATTGGAGGCACTGTAACCTCTATTACCCTGGTGATTGTGGTAGTGTTTGTGCCGCTTTCCATGACCGGAGGATTGATTGCAGGAATTTTAACCCAATTTAGTATTACAGTGGCCGTAGCGACCTTAATGAGTTTGTTGGTGGCCTTTACCTTGATACCCTTGTTGACCAGCCGCTTTTCTAAGCTGGAGCATATCAATCCGAAAAGTATATTTGGCCGGATTGTCAATGGCTTTGAGAAGATGTTGGACAGTGTGGTGGATTGGTTGACTGGAATCCTGAAATGGTCTTTTAATAACAAAATCGTTACACTGGTAGTTACTCTTGTGCTGTTTGTTTCTTCCTTTATGCTGGTTAGCAATGGCTTTATCGGAAGTGAATTTGTGAGTCAGGGTGACAAAGGGGAATTTATTATGAGGTTGGAGTTGCCCAAATCTTCCACTTTGGAAGAAACCAATTTCAAAACCCGGGAAGTGGAAAACTTTATTTCCAAAATGCCTGAAGTGACCGGTTTGTTCACCACAGTGGGGCAGACCACAGGAAGCATGTCCGGAAGCCAGGCCACACCATATGCGGCAGAGATTACCGTAAAAATGGTGGATGCGGAAAAAAGGAATATGACAGCACCTGAATTTGCCAGGAAGGTAGAAATCCAACTGGAGGAAAATATAGTTGGCGCTGAATTTACTGCAGTTCCCATTGGAATTACCGGTACTGCCAATGATGCTCCCATTCAGATTGTGCTTTCAGGCCCTGACTTGGATACACTGAAAAGCTTCTCTGATAAGGTTATGGCAGAAATGGAGCAAGTCCCTGGTACCCGGAAAATAGAATCCAGCCTGGAGGAGGGAAACCCGGAAATCAGGGTGGAAGTGGACCGGGCCAAAATGGCGGACCTTGGCCTGAACATGAGTATGGTGGGCGGAACCATGCAAGTGGCTTTCAATGGCAATACTGATGCCCAATACCGGGATGGAGATTATGAATATGATATCAATGTCCGCATGGATGAGTTTGACAGAAAATCCGTCGGGGATATTGAAGCATTAGGATTTGTCAATAACAGGGGAGAGTTGATTCAATTGAAGCAATTTGCTAAGGTAATCCCTTCAGAAGGCCCTAGTGAGTTGCAGCGCCAGGACAGAATTGGTTCTGTAACTGTTAAGTCCCAGGTATCCGGTAGACCAACCGGTACGGTGGGGGCAGAAATTCAGGAGAGAATTGCCCAATTGGAAATTCCAAAAGAGGTGAGTATTTCCTATGCAGGTGATATGAAAATGCAGGAAGAAGGATTTGGAAGCCTGGGAATTGCTTTGTTGGCATCGATATTGTTGATCTACCTGATTATGGTGGTCTTGTATGATAATTATGTTTATCCATTTGTTGTAATGTTTTCGCTGCCATTGGCGGTGATTGGGGCTCTTTTGGCCCTGGCCATGTCCAGCAGCTCGCTAAGTATTTTCAGTATTCTTGGATTAACTATGCTGATGGGACTGGTTGCAAAGAACGCCATTATGCTTGTTGACTTTACTAATCAGCTGAAAGAAGCTGGACTGGAGGTAAAAGCTGCCTTGGTCAAAGCAGTGGAAATCCGGTTTCGTCCGATCTTGATGACCACTTTGGCCATGGTATTTGGGATGTTGCCCATTGCATTGGCATCAGGGGCCGGTGCGGAGTGGAAAAATGGCTTGGCCTGGGCATTGATCGGGGGGCTGATTTCCTCCATGTTCCTGACCATGGTAGTTGTGCCAGTTATATATTACCTGTTTGACCGGATCCTGGCCAGGTTTGGGAAAGACCAGAAAAAGGAAATTCATATAGAGGAAAAAGCCTTGGAGGAAGAAGAATCCGAGGTGGCGGAGTATGTTTATTAA
- a CDS encoding DUF2235 domain-containing protein — MKKIVICADGTWNRPERNIKEDFPTNVLQFARGMASTDQNGTKQIVFYDWGIGSYHDKFAGGALGQGLEKNVKDGYRFLIHNYEPGDEIYLFGFSRGAYTIRSLCGLINNCSILKSSEGKMVEAAFDLYKTKKYKPRDDYSKNWRSKYAVQDKTMIHFVGVWDTVGAMGLPFSFFGLIEKKHLFYDRKLGSNIKKARHALSLDELRDDFEPTIWEPKEGVDLKQVWFAGVHADIGGSYQPDKDGSCLADIPMLWMQKEAANAGLAFESYMSKIKTNPLASQHNEYRGGYLALGKKERKIPDPEKIPTFVHQSVKERYDGMEYSCDAIEAYAKKYGDWPELTD; from the coding sequence ATGAAAAAAATTGTTATCTGTGCCGATGGCACCTGGAACCGGCCGGAGCGAAATATAAAGGAAGACTTTCCCACCAATGTGCTGCAGTTTGCCCGGGGCATGGCCTCGACCGACCAAAATGGCACCAAACAAATTGTCTTTTATGACTGGGGCATTGGCTCCTATCATGATAAGTTTGCCGGTGGTGCCCTTGGCCAGGGCCTGGAAAAGAATGTCAAGGATGGTTACCGCTTTTTGATCCATAACTATGAGCCTGGGGATGAAATTTACCTTTTTGGCTTTAGCCGGGGGGCCTATACCATCCGGAGCCTTTGCGGCCTTATCAATAATTGCAGCATCCTTAAAAGTTCCGAAGGGAAAATGGTGGAAGCGGCCTTTGACCTCTATAAAACCAAGAAATACAAACCCCGGGATGATTACTCTAAAAACTGGCGTTCAAAGTATGCTGTTCAGGACAAGACCATGATTCATTTTGTAGGTGTTTGGGATACAGTGGGGGCCATGGGGCTGCCTTTTTCATTTTTTGGGCTGATCGAAAAGAAGCACCTGTTTTATGACCGGAAGTTGGGTTCCAATATCAAAAAGGCCCGCCATGCGCTTTCCCTGGATGAATTGAGGGATGATTTTGAGCCCACCATTTGGGAACCCAAAGAAGGAGTGGACCTGAAGCAGGTTTGGTTTGCCGGTGTCCATGCGGACATTGGGGGCAGTTACCAACCCGATAAGGATGGCTCATGCCTGGCGGATATTCCCATGCTTTGGATGCAGAAGGAAGCTGCGAATGCAGGGTTGGCATTTGAATCCTACATGTCCAAAATAAAAACCAACCCCCTGGCCAGTCAGCATAATGAATACCGGGGAGGTTATTTGGCTTTGGGCAAAAAGGAAAGAAAGATTCCGGACCCTGAAAAGATCCCCACTTTTGTACATCAAAGTGTGAAGGAGCGCTATGATGGAATGGAATATTCTTGTGATGCGATAGAAGCCTATGCGAAGAAATATGGGGATTGGCCGGAATTGACGGATTGA
- a CDS encoding IS91 family transposase has translation MDILNKRNSGVELSDILLGQKESFLSGNSPCTAQYKAYLDIISCRTSEMGSHTLACDSCGHTKTSYNSCRNRHCPKCQYIKQQVWVEKLRSRLLPVRYFHVVFTVPDFLRPLFYTNQRYGYKLLFEASSAAVKKAALNPAFLGVESGCMAVLHTWGQSLSYHPHIHMLVPAGGLDSDGQEWIVAHKKFFVPVKALSAIYRGVFMEKLIRALEGNLLRIPEKQAKLFADPRLLRREAYAKFWHVYIKKTFRGANQVVSYLGRYTHRVAISNSRIQWTDGKAVSFRWKDYRDNRNRTMSLSCHEFVRRFMQHILPSGFYKIRYYGIMASANSRTKMETCFSLLKKTGYISFYQGLTTYEILEEVLGPDFFLCPCCKRGKMVFGIASPKEKGP, from the coding sequence ATGGATATCCTTAACAAGAGGAACAGCGGGGTAGAACTTTCCGATATCCTTCTGGGGCAGAAAGAATCCTTTCTTTCAGGAAACAGCCCGTGTACCGCCCAGTACAAGGCCTATCTGGACATCATTTCCTGCAGGACATCTGAAATGGGTTCCCATACCCTGGCATGTGACAGCTGTGGCCATACCAAAACGAGCTATAACAGCTGCCGGAACCGCCATTGTCCCAAGTGCCAGTATATCAAACAGCAGGTATGGGTAGAAAAGCTCAGGAGCAGGTTGCTGCCGGTGAGGTACTTTCACGTAGTGTTCACCGTCCCGGACTTTCTCAGGCCGCTTTTTTATACCAACCAGCGGTATGGTTACAAGCTCCTGTTTGAAGCCTCTTCGGCCGCAGTGAAAAAGGCTGCCCTGAACCCCGCTTTTCTGGGGGTTGAAAGCGGCTGTATGGCGGTGCTGCATACATGGGGACAGTCCCTGTCCTACCATCCACATATCCACATGCTTGTTCCTGCCGGGGGACTGGACAGCGATGGGCAGGAGTGGATCGTCGCCCATAAAAAGTTCTTTGTTCCGGTGAAGGCACTGTCAGCTATTTACAGGGGCGTATTTATGGAAAAACTTATCAGGGCGTTGGAAGGAAACCTTCTCAGGATACCGGAAAAGCAGGCAAAACTGTTTGCCGACCCAAGGCTTCTCAGGCGGGAAGCCTATGCAAAGTTTTGGCATGTCTACATCAAAAAGACCTTCAGGGGGGCAAACCAGGTGGTCAGCTATCTGGGAAGGTATACCCACCGCGTGGCCATCAGCAACAGCAGGATCCAATGGACTGATGGGAAAGCGGTCAGTTTCAGGTGGAAGGACTACAGGGACAACAGGAACAGGACCATGAGCCTCAGCTGCCACGAGTTTGTAAGGAGGTTTATGCAGCACATCCTCCCTTCTGGATTTTACAAGATCAGGTACTACGGGATCATGGCCTCGGCAAACAGCAGGACCAAAATGGAAACCTGCTTCAGCTTGCTGAAAAAGACAGGGTACATCTCCTTCTACCAGGGACTGACCACTTACGAGATACTGGAAGAGGTACTGGGCCCGGACTTCTTCCTTTGCCCCTGCTGTAAACGGGGAAAAATGGTGTTCGGGATTGCTTCACCAAAAGAAAAAGGCCCCTGA
- a CDS encoding efflux RND transporter periplasmic adaptor subunit: protein MKKIITPIVLVIIAASIGFTLFKNKQEMEVKAEQAMKTSESIPVRTQKISKSSYKVSFTSNGKFVPSQELTLKSEASGKVVKVYRGKGAYVKKGDVIAKLDDELLQSELFIAQVKLRQSKKDLARYENLAGTEAITEKQLEEIRNAAKMNESQVKMIKKRLANTVITAPISGYINEDYNEIGTLMSPGMKVVDIVNVHPAKLVVKVSESEIARIQTGDEVEVKVGVLPEKEFKGKVSFTSAKGDGSLRYEVEIDLEEKSDEIKPGMFAYASFDYPSREAILIDRKALVNGVKNPEVYVLEDGKAVLKPVKLAPMGEDKLVLLDGLKEGEKLVTSGLINLRDGMPVTEL, encoded by the coding sequence ATGAAAAAGATAATCACACCTATAGTATTAGTCATAATAGCGGCAAGCATTGGCTTTACCCTTTTCAAAAACAAACAGGAAATGGAAGTGAAGGCCGAGCAGGCCATGAAAACCAGTGAGTCTATTCCTGTAAGGACTCAAAAAATTTCCAAGTCAAGTTATAAAGTCTCCTTTACTTCTAATGGCAAATTTGTTCCCAGCCAGGAATTGACCCTCAAGTCAGAGGCCAGTGGAAAGGTGGTAAAGGTCTATAGGGGAAAAGGGGCCTATGTGAAAAAAGGAGATGTCATCGCCAAATTGGATGATGAACTTTTACAATCAGAATTGTTTATTGCGCAAGTAAAACTGCGTCAAAGCAAAAAAGACCTTGCCAGGTATGAAAATTTGGCCGGAACAGAAGCCATCACCGAAAAGCAACTGGAAGAAATCAGGAATGCCGCCAAAATGAATGAATCTCAGGTCAAAATGATCAAGAAACGTTTGGCCAATACTGTTATTACTGCTCCAATATCAGGCTATATCAATGAGGATTATAACGAAATCGGAACCTTAATGAGCCCGGGCATGAAAGTGGTAGACATTGTGAATGTACATCCGGCAAAGCTGGTGGTGAAAGTTTCAGAATCAGAAATTGCCCGCATTCAAACCGGAGATGAAGTGGAAGTTAAAGTGGGGGTGTTGCCAGAGAAAGAATTTAAAGGAAAAGTAAGCTTTACCAGTGCCAAGGGAGATGGCTCCCTCCGGTATGAGGTGGAAATTGATTTAGAGGAAAAATCAGATGAAATCAAACCGGGCATGTTTGCTTATGCCTCCTTTGATTACCCTTCCCGGGAAGCCATTCTTATTGACCGTAAAGCCTTGGTCAATGGGGTCAAAAATCCAGAGGTATATGTGCTGGAAGACGGTAAAGCAGTATTGAAACCTGTAAAATTGGCTCCAATGGGAGAGGATAAACTTGTCCTGTTGGATGGCTTGAAAGAAGGAGAAAAGCTGGTGACTTCCGGCTTGATCAATTTGCGTGATGGAATGCCTGTCACTGAACTGTAA
- a CDS encoding DUF1697 domain-containing protein: METKIAILRGINVGGKRKLRMADLKNMLTNLGLSGIQTYIQSGNVIFQSNTDNQKLADILEKSIKENFDYEVPVIVRSSKELEKSIQGNPFFDENADINKLHLVFLKEKPSEANRQEVETDNFAPDRFAISDKDVFLFCEGKYHETKLSNAFFEKKLKVGATTRNWKTVLKLHELAHKTG, translated from the coding sequence ATGGAAACCAAGATTGCAATATTGAGGGGGATTAATGTTGGAGGGAAAAGAAAATTACGGATGGCAGATTTGAAAAATATGCTTACTAATTTGGGGCTGTCCGGGATTCAGACTTATATACAAAGCGGAAATGTGATTTTTCAATCCAATACAGACAATCAAAAGTTGGCCGATATATTGGAAAAATCCATCAAAGAAAATTTTGATTATGAGGTTCCGGTGATTGTGAGGTCTTCTAAAGAATTGGAGAAGTCTATCCAAGGGAATCCCTTTTTTGATGAAAATGCAGATATCAATAAACTGCACCTGGTCTTCCTAAAGGAAAAACCATCGGAGGCGAATAGGCAGGAGGTGGAAACCGACAATTTTGCCCCGGACAGGTTTGCTATATCTGACAAGGATGTTTTCCTGTTTTGCGAAGGCAAATACCATGAAACCAAGCTTTCCAATGCTTTTTTTGAGAAAAAATTAAAGGTTGGCGCTACGACAAGAAACTGGAAAACAGTATTGAAATTGCATGAATT